One stretch of Zingiber officinale cultivar Zhangliang chromosome 6B, Zo_v1.1, whole genome shotgun sequence DNA includes these proteins:
- the LOC121990639 gene encoding boron transporter 4-like: MDHCNTPLSGIIEDVKGRLSCYKEDWKCGRHTGLRILAPTMYIFFASALPVIAFGEQLSKDTDGSLSTVETLVSTAICGIIHSVLGGQPMLIVGVAEPTVIMYTYLYSFAKGREGLGPRLYLAWAGWVCIWTASILCFLAIFNAASIISRFTRVAGELFGMLITVLFFQEAIKGIISEFRPPKGEDQTLPAYQFQWLYINGLLGIIFTFGLVFTALRSRSARSWSYGTGWFRSFIADYGVPFMVLLWTAMSYAIPKEVETGVPRRLFTPLPWDPKSLHHWTVAKDLFSVPPLYIFVAIIPAIMVAGLYFFDHSVASQLAQQKEFNLKRPSAYHYDILILGFMVLVCGLLGIPPSNGVLPQSPMHTKSLSDLKRQVMRKKMVESVQESVKQNASKSEIYGKMQDIFIEMDKGNSTMEVDKELKNLKDAVMSNNTAEEEAKEKFDPVKHIDAHLPVRVNEQRLTNLLQSLLVGACLGAMPIIRMIPTSLLWGYFAYMALDSLPGNQFWERILYCLVSPGRRYKVLESVHASYVESVPFKQIAIFTGFQLAYLLLCFGVTWIPIFGILFPLPFFLLISIREHIMPKFFHGHHLRELDAAEYDEAPSVHRHAASISFSVYSRSWFLILIFATFLTSPFS; the protein is encoded by the exons ATGGATCACTGCAACACTCCCTTGAGTGGGATTATCGAGGATGTCAAAGGAAGATTATCATGCTATAAGGAAGACTGGAAATGCGGACGTCATACTGGCTTAAG gaTATTGGCTCCAACAATGTATATCTTCTTTGCTTCTGCACTTCCTGTTATTGCCTTCGGTGAACAACTAAGCAAAGATACTG ATGGATCTCTAAGCACTGTGGAAACTTTAGTTTCTACAGCTATCTGTGGCATCATACATTCAGTGCTTGGTGGGCAACCAATGTTGATTGTAGGTGTGGCAGAGCCAACAGTAATTATGTACACATATCTGTACAGTTTTGCTAAAGGACGTGAAGGCCTTGGACCACGTTTATACTTGGCTTGGGCAGGATG GGTCTGCATTTGGACAGCTTCTATTCTATGTTTCCTTGCAATTTTCAATGCTGCTTCAATCATTAGCAGATTCACAAGGGTTGCTGGAGAACTCTTTGGGATGTTGATAACAGTTCTATTCTTTCAAGAAGCTATTAAG GGAATTATAAGTGAGTTCAGACCACCTAAAGGAGAAGACCAAACGCTACCAGCCTACCAGTTCCAGTGGTTATATATAAATGGATTGCTAGGCATCATATTCACGTTTGGACTTGTTTTTACTGCATTAAGAAGCAGAAGCGCAAGGTCATGGAGTTATGGCACAG GGTGGTTTAGAAGTTTCATTGCTGACTATGGAGTTCCTTTTATGGTATTGCTATGGACAGCAATGTCATATGCTATTCCAAAGGAGGTTGAAACTGGAGTTCCCAGAAGGCTCTTTACCCCTCTACCATGGGATCCTAAATCGTTGCACCATTGGACCGTTGCGAAG GACTTGTTTTCTGTTCCTCCATTGTACATATTTGTCGCTATCATACCTGCTATTATGGTTGCCGGACTCTACTTCTTTGACCATAGTGTTGCTTCACAGTTGGCACAACAGAAGGAGTTTAATTTGAAAAGGCCTTCTGCTTATCATTATGACATTTTGATCCTAGGTTTCATG GTTCTTGTTTGTGGGTTGCTTGGTATACCCCCTTCAAATGGAGTTCTTCCACAGTCCCCTATGCACACCAAGAGCCTCTCGGATCTTAAGAGACAG GTTATGCGCAAGAAGATGGTTGAAAGTGTGCAAGAAAGCGTGAAGCAAAATGCTAGTAAGTCAGAGATATATGGGAAGATGCAAGATATTTTCATAGAGATGGACAAGGGGAATTCA ACCATGGAAGTAGATAAGGAATTGAAGAATCTGAAGGATGCAGTTATGAGCAACAACACAGCTGAAGAGGAGGCTAAAGAAAAATTTGATCCAGTAAAGCACATAGATGCCCACTTGCCTGTTCGGGTGAACGAGCAAAGACTGACCAACCTTTTGCAGTCCCTTCTAGTTGGAGCTTGTCTTGGAGCTATGCCTATCATCAGAATGATACCTACATCACTTCTCTGGGGATATTTTGCTTATATGGCTCTTGATAGTCTCCCTGGAAATCAGTTCTGGGAGAGGATACTATATTGCCTCGTCTCTCCTGGACGAAGATACAA GGTTTTGGAAAGCGTCCATGCTTCCTATGTGGAATCAGTGCCCTTCAAACAAATTGCCATCTTCACTGGTTTTCAGCTTGCTTATTTGCTGCTGTGCTTTGGTGTGACATGGATACCTATATTTGGAATCCTATTCCCACTGCCATTCTTCCTTCTCATTAGCATCAGAGAGCATATCATGCCTAAATTCTTCCATGGACATCACCTTCGGGAGTTGGATGCAGCTGAATATGATGAAGCTCCTTCCGTCCATCGTCATGCCGCCTCGATCTCATTCTCTGTATATTCTCGTTCTTGGTTTCTGATTTTAATCTTTGCTACTTTCCTTACTTCTCCTTTTTCTTAA
- the LOC121989364 gene encoding uncharacterized protein LOC121989364, whose protein sequence is MRLSLALHPSCYSSFSSSSAAAAASSSSTLFVRPRFRPAASPNAHHLLPSSSPPLASRTEANSPFHHLRRSCVGAPSRPSGLRFCPRSASRPSPSPPPPPGEDRNYIDGMQTTLTRIQDRLRIFFAVLFWMSLFFWASIYDGKNDAKKKGPWFRK, encoded by the exons ATGCGGCTGTCTCTCGCTCTACATCCTTCGTGCtattcctccttctcctcctcctccgccgccgccgccgcatcATCTTCGTCCACCCTTTTCGTACGGCCACGCTTCCGCCCTGCTGCTAGCCCTAACGCTCATCATCTCCTCCCTTCTTCCTCCCCTCCCTTGGCTAGCCGGACTGAGGCTAATTCTCCTTTCCACCATCTCCGCCGTTCCTGCGTTGGCGCACCTTCGAGGCCCTCTGGCCTCAGGTTCTGCCCCAGAAGCGCCTCTAGACCcagtccttctcctcctcctcctcccgggGAGGATCGAAATTATATAGATG GTATGCAGACAACCTTGACACGGATCCAGGATAGGCTGCGAATCTTCTTTGCTGTTCTTTTCTGGATGTCCTTGTTCTTCTGGGCAAGTATATACGATGGAAAAAATGATGCAAAAAAGAAGGGGCCATGGTTTCGAAAATGA
- the LOC121989365 gene encoding histone deacetylase 1-like isoform X2: MEIGGGNSLPGIGPAAKKRKVCYFYDPEIGNYYYGQGHPMKPHRMRMTHALLAQYGLLGHMQVYKPNPARDRDLCRFHADDYVTFLRSVTPETQQEQIRALKRFNVGEDCPVFDGLYSFCQAYAGGSVGGAVKLNHGHDIAINWAGGLHHAKKCEASGFCYVNDIVLAILELLKRHERVLYVDIDIHHGDGVEEAFYSTDRVMTVSFHKFGDYFPGTGDIRDIGYGKGKYYSLNVPLDDGIDDESYQSLFKPIMGKVMEVYQPGAVVLQCGADSLSGDRLGCFNLSIKGHAECVKYMRSFNVPLLLLGGGGYTIRNVARCWCYETGVALGLEIDDKMPQNEYYEYFGPDYTLHVAPSNMENKNSYQQLDDIRSRLLDNLSRIQHAPSVQFQERPPDTEIPEPDEDHADPEVRHDPDSDMEVDDSKHPDESVRKPFPINIQNVRIKKETKEGDVKYQEDQKITDHLKAVEAVVEEISGFK, translated from the exons ATGGAGATCGGTGGCGGCAACTCCCTGCCGGGAATCGGTCCGGCGGCGAAGAAGCGGAAGGTGTGTTACTTTTACGACCCGGAGATCGGGAACTATTACTACGGGCAGGGGCATCCGATGAAGCCGCATCGGATGCGGATGACCCACGCGCTGCTCGCCCAGTACGGCCTCCTCGGCCACATGCAGGTGTACAAGCCCAACCCTGCCCGCGACCGCGACCTCTGCCGTTTCCACGCCGACGACTACGTCACCTTCCTACGCTCCGTCACCCCCGAGACTCAACAGGAGCAGATCCGCGCCCTCAAGCGCTTCAATGTCGGCGAGGACTGCCCCGTCTTCGACGGCCTTTACTCCTTTTGTCAGGCCTACGCGGGCGGCTCAGTTGGTGGCGCTGTCAAACTCAACCATGGGCACGACATTGCCATCAACTGGGCTGGCGGCCTTCACCATGCCAAAAAATGCGAGGCCTCAGGTTTCTGCTACGTTAATGACATCGTGCTAGCCATCCTCGAGCTCCTCAAGCGCCATGAG CGTGTATTATATGTGGACATTGATATTCACCATGGAGATGGTGTGGAGGAGGCATTCTATTCCACAGACAGAGTCATGACAGTTTCATTTCATAAATTTGGAGACTACTTTCCTGGAACAGGAGACATACGTGATATTGGATATGGGAAAGGGAAATACTACTCACTCAATGTCCCATTAGATGATGGGATAGATGATGAGAGCTATCAATCTCTCTTCAAACCTATCATGGGAAAAGTTATGGAAGTTTACCAACCTGGCGCCGTGGTCCTTCAGTGTGGTGCTGACTCATTATCCGGAGACAGGTTGGGATGTTTTAACCTTTCCATCAAAGGTCATGCCGAATGTGTGAAATACATGAGATCTTTTAATGTGCCACTGTTGTTACTTGGTGGTGGTGGATATACTATCAGGAATGTTGCTCGATGTTGGTGCTATGAG ACTGGAGTTGCCCTTGGGTTAGAAATTGATGACAAGATGCCTCAAAATGAATACTATGAGTATTTTGGACCGGATTATACTCTTCATGTTGCACCAAGTAATATGGAAAACAAAAATTCGTATCAGCAATTGGATGATATTAGATCAAGGCTTCTAGACAATCTCTCAAGGATTCAACATGCTCCTAGTGTCCAGTTTCAAGAACGACCTCCTGATACAGAGATTCCTGAG CCTGATGAAGATCATGCAGATCCAGAGGTAAGGCATGATCCTGATTCAGACATGGAGGTTGATGACTCCAAGCATCCAGATGAGTCAGTAAG AAAACCGTTTCCTATTAATATCCAGAATGTGAGAATCAAGAAGGAAACCAAGGAAGGTGATGTAAAATATCAG GAAGATCAAAAAATTACAGATCATTTGAAAGCTGTAGAAGCAGTTGTTGAAGAAATCTCTGGTTTCAAG TAG
- the LOC121989365 gene encoding histone deacetylase 1-like isoform X1, translated as MEIGGGNSLPGIGPAAKKRKVCYFYDPEIGNYYYGQGHPMKPHRMRMTHALLAQYGLLGHMQVYKPNPARDRDLCRFHADDYVTFLRSVTPETQQEQIRALKRFNVGEDCPVFDGLYSFCQAYAGGSVGGAVKLNHGHDIAINWAGGLHHAKKCEASGFCYVNDIVLAILELLKRHERVLYVDIDIHHGDGVEEAFYSTDRVMTVSFHKFGDYFPGTGDIRDIGYGKGKYYSLNVPLDDGIDDESYQSLFKPIMGKVMEVYQPGAVVLQCGADSLSGDRLGCFNLSIKGHAECVKYMRSFNVPLLLLGGGGYTIRNVARCWCYETGVALGLEIDDKMPQNEYYEYFGPDYTLHVAPSNMENKNSYQQLDDIRSRLLDNLSRIQHAPSVQFQERPPDTEIPEPDEDHADPEVRHDPDSDMEVDDSKHPDESVRKPFPINIQNVRIKKETKEGDVKYQEDQKITDHLKAVEAVVEEISGFKASDVGSTAIDEPRSIKMELESKIKLSDALESAGKHQF; from the exons ATGGAGATCGGTGGCGGCAACTCCCTGCCGGGAATCGGTCCGGCGGCGAAGAAGCGGAAGGTGTGTTACTTTTACGACCCGGAGATCGGGAACTATTACTACGGGCAGGGGCATCCGATGAAGCCGCATCGGATGCGGATGACCCACGCGCTGCTCGCCCAGTACGGCCTCCTCGGCCACATGCAGGTGTACAAGCCCAACCCTGCCCGCGACCGCGACCTCTGCCGTTTCCACGCCGACGACTACGTCACCTTCCTACGCTCCGTCACCCCCGAGACTCAACAGGAGCAGATCCGCGCCCTCAAGCGCTTCAATGTCGGCGAGGACTGCCCCGTCTTCGACGGCCTTTACTCCTTTTGTCAGGCCTACGCGGGCGGCTCAGTTGGTGGCGCTGTCAAACTCAACCATGGGCACGACATTGCCATCAACTGGGCTGGCGGCCTTCACCATGCCAAAAAATGCGAGGCCTCAGGTTTCTGCTACGTTAATGACATCGTGCTAGCCATCCTCGAGCTCCTCAAGCGCCATGAG CGTGTATTATATGTGGACATTGATATTCACCATGGAGATGGTGTGGAGGAGGCATTCTATTCCACAGACAGAGTCATGACAGTTTCATTTCATAAATTTGGAGACTACTTTCCTGGAACAGGAGACATACGTGATATTGGATATGGGAAAGGGAAATACTACTCACTCAATGTCCCATTAGATGATGGGATAGATGATGAGAGCTATCAATCTCTCTTCAAACCTATCATGGGAAAAGTTATGGAAGTTTACCAACCTGGCGCCGTGGTCCTTCAGTGTGGTGCTGACTCATTATCCGGAGACAGGTTGGGATGTTTTAACCTTTCCATCAAAGGTCATGCCGAATGTGTGAAATACATGAGATCTTTTAATGTGCCACTGTTGTTACTTGGTGGTGGTGGATATACTATCAGGAATGTTGCTCGATGTTGGTGCTATGAG ACTGGAGTTGCCCTTGGGTTAGAAATTGATGACAAGATGCCTCAAAATGAATACTATGAGTATTTTGGACCGGATTATACTCTTCATGTTGCACCAAGTAATATGGAAAACAAAAATTCGTATCAGCAATTGGATGATATTAGATCAAGGCTTCTAGACAATCTCTCAAGGATTCAACATGCTCCTAGTGTCCAGTTTCAAGAACGACCTCCTGATACAGAGATTCCTGAG CCTGATGAAGATCATGCAGATCCAGAGGTAAGGCATGATCCTGATTCAGACATGGAGGTTGATGACTCCAAGCATCCAGATGAGTCAGTAAG AAAACCGTTTCCTATTAATATCCAGAATGTGAGAATCAAGAAGGAAACCAAGGAAGGTGATGTAAAATATCAG GAAGATCAAAAAATTACAGATCATTTGAAAGCTGTAGAAGCAGTTGTTGAAGAAATCTCTGGTTTCAAG GCTTCTGATGTTGGATCCACGGCGATAGATGAACCCAGGAGTATAAAGATGGAATTGGAGAGCAAGATTAAGTTGTCCGATGCACTAGAAAGTGCAGGCAAACACCAGTTTTAG